The following proteins come from a genomic window of Anabas testudineus chromosome 3, fAnaTes1.2, whole genome shotgun sequence:
- the baz2ba gene encoding bromodomain adjacent to zinc finger domain protein 2B isoform X11, with translation MESGERLASPAPTLSAARTSSPAASSSSSSSSSSSPAPHSKSSLAPSPSALGSTLTTSGRLFGAAGEQPFIGSTLSSAFPLVNHPAFGALYTAGAGRPEFGGLGSLGMSTALAAHPQLGALSEWWRAAEAHGRGTAAFLPSFIGFPPFFTPHIQPNHSASPVQIRMPGKNSHAPPKGVNGAVNGSGVCPPTTQSGSFSAGSASVQASTKATKNSDTTNTHLSSPQNNPAEVVEKPIQKPKEKKPRKKAADNSAASNSESGTSSDSSSDGSLSSDLEDLAEDDEDDDDDDEDDEEEDKHSELSDSEKRTRKNTKVLIPSTGTAKTDRPLSGERREKKDAKARKVTSNPPTLVPLPCSVSPPALSQNSPLALHGSRSRTEPQQHFSVIQSTGLAANSKPMALLTQPRRESSPSSSPIALTTSPKALASTASPKPPKLLPSSSPQHLPLSLCSSPKPLSVPSPPRSTLPLSTSPKPFGLTSSVTSSQKSSRKSPQHTVIGAAKSNKRKLLEASLAQINEFRLKQTLMSQGQTFPADQKRHQQGPNKSPKRTSLSSSPLPPAPSATPQNNHSNLFLSSALLGLPEPHHPNGVIQSTTQDAPLALITKPRKNSASQGKSPQCDSDAGSMPVNLSTGASRTQATTHAGPQSQPPTTSPNATGHGSRKNKTPKGKGQTPGLGQGQADPLSAWKGFSQNHLVQSLVDLFRGGESGIGIPGVSIPGVGIPGVGIPGTCNPTAGLPANKESDDSGDDDDDEDDDLEEEEDDEDSDDSLSESDSNSDSDISGKKAKELKLLPSGSSKKEMTPRRLTKGPELLNTSANHTATSCSPLNLQVIKTPTIVTSSSALGYHSSPGSSSYSLASPLGLGKRKRVMDEKELMTPLELGWRRETRIKSVAGRPQGEVAYYAPCGKKLRQYPDVMKGLQWSLLKEEEVIPRILAMEGRRGRPPNSERQSAGEGAKGTRRRKGRPPNVGDPLAPEGPSPSEVKLLRKLEAQEIARQAAQMKLMRKLEKQALARAAKEARKQQAIMAAEERRKQKEQIKILKQQEKIKRIQQIRMEKELRAQQILEAKRKKKEEAANAKILEAEKRIKEKELRRQQAEILKHQELERHRLDMERERRRQHVMLMKAVEARKKAEERERLRQEKRDEKRLNKERKLEQRRLELEIARELKKPNEDMCLSDHKPLPEFSRIPGLILPGRAVSDCLMLMQFLRGFGKVLGLDLNVDVPTLGMLQEGLLNVGDSMGQVQDLLVKLLSLAVCDPGLPPGQKTKTMLGDHLTNVGINRDNVSEVLQMYMGAHCANTELAPLALSLKTKAFQAHTPAQKASILGFLANELACSKAVISEIDKNLDQMANMRKDKIIMEGKLKKLKTIYAKRTGKREASMGVEENQSVGTPSSAAKRKRKLGGDSDDDDDDDDDSDDQAEEDEDEEEEDMKKVKKVETYDEDDVDQATSLEELEKQIEKLAKQHHQTRRKLFEISHSLRSMMYGQDRYRRRYWVLPHCGGVFIEAMESGEAPEELEEERQRRRRAAEEVKVKEEPQEIELQKEKPTNHDGQSIRTQGLEQQKEDEKEHEGKKNSPALFYQQPGCVSKLCTVRDVHKDISRETVKAEGKESSHVRQNGSPMGNNTATILTSSSPTHNTSEAAVATTSSMVTADDTTNIPPPASASLAVPCLAPRESPGNTPPTSSPVPSPHLSFQANDQLLRVLTERSGHWFSLLPRNPCDLSSITTTPPGAPRMSPPQESSTPARPKSPPPSPALPLTPSAASASASPHHPAGLLNYPLSAFQVKSGGSLLGVSFGSWPSGMISPSLPLCSSPNPMLGHSLEGNTAASVSSKSESPLPRIEKTSSMPSPALEMPKSLDHSMPRPIPEEMLTGWWRVSDIEELRALVSALHTRGIREKGLQRQMQKYMEIIPQVCTKHKDVAMIELRELEESQVSVESVRGWCVEEQAMEMDIAVLQQVEELERKVTAASLQVKGWTYPDPQSEREDLVYYEHKPPTTKSMAASTNGGDKDSKDSKEHPDERGEKGGLMRHPDNPLDIAVTRLADLERNIERSGEEEVAHGMKVWRRALSEVRSAAQLAMCIQQLQKSIAWERSIMKVYCQMCKKGDNEDLLLLCDGCDKGCHTYCHKPKITSIPEGDWYCPACISKASGPSPKSKKPPSKPVAASAGGGKKGGEAKKNGKQTGNGDVSEDDSASATSTPKKGAKDTSRKRKTEETSPVLSASNQESPVCVKRAKTARDNNRDLGLCRVLLAELERHQDAWPFLTPVNLKSVPGYKKVIKKPMDFSTIREKLVSSQYQNLETFIIDVNLVFDNCEKFNEDNSDIGRAGHNMRKFFEKRWTELLKQTN, from the exons ATGGAGTCTGGAGAGCGGCTGGCCTCCCCTGCGCCCACCCTGTCTGCTGCTCGCACCTCCTCCCCTGcggcctcttcctcctcctcttcttcctcttcgtCATCCCCCGCTCCCCACTCTAAGAGCAGTCTGGCCCCGAGCCCTTCAGCACTGGGATCCACCCTCACCACCTCTG GCCGTCTGTTTGGAGCAGCAGGAGAGCAGCCATTCATTGGCTCCACATTGTCAAGTGCCTTCCCTCTGGTCAACCACCCAGCCTTCGGAGCCCTCTACACTGCCGGAGCGGGCAGGCCTGAGTTTGGAGGCCTGGGCTCCCTGGGCATGTCAACTGCTCTGGCTGCTCACCCCCAGTTAGGAGCTCTTTCTG AGTGGTGGCGAGCTGCTGAAGCCCATGGACGGGGAACTGCTGCCTTTCTCCCTTCTTTCATTGGCTTCCCTCCATTCTTCACCCCTCACATTCAGCCAAACCACAGCGCCAGTCCTGTCCAGATCAGGATGCCCGGCAAGAATAGCCATGCCCCACCCAAAG GGGTGAATGGGGCAGTGAACGGTAGTGGCGTCTGTCCTCCCACCACACAGTCAGGGAGCTTTTCTGCAGGTTCGGCCTCTGTTCAGGCATCGACCAAGGCAACCAAAAATTCAGACACCACTAATACTCACCTTAGCAGCCCTCAGAACAATCCAGCAGAAGTGGTGGAAAAGCCAATTCAGAAACCTAAAGAGAAG AAGCCACGAAAGAAGGCAGCAGACAATTCTGCGGCAAGCAACAGTGAATCAGGAACATCCTCGGACAGCTCAAGTGACGGGTCCCTCAGCAGTGATCTGGAAGACTTAgcagaggatgatgaagatgatgatgacgacgatgaggatgatgaagaagaggacaAACACAGTGAATTATCCGACTCTGAGAAGCGGACAAGGAAGaacacaaag GTTTTGATACCCAGCACTGGAACTGCAAAAACTGACAGACCACTCTCTGGGGAGCGCCGGGAAAAGAAAGACGCCAAAGCCCGGAAGGTCACCTCCAACCCCCCAACCCTTGTGCCCTTACCCTGCTCTGTCTCCCCTCCTGCCTTGTCCCAAAACTCTCCTCTGGCCCTGCACGGCTCCAGATCCCGGACAGAGCCACAGCAACACTTCAGTGTGATTCAGTCCACTGGCCTGGCTGCCAACTCAAAACCCATGGCACTCCTTACTCAGCCCCGCAGGGAGTCTTCACCGTCTTCCTCCCCCATAGCCCTCACCACATCTCCAAAGGCACTTGCCAGCACGGCATCTCCCAAACCTCCTAAACtgctgccctcctcctcccctcagcacctgcccctctctctctgctcttcccCTAAACCTCTCTCTGTTCCCTCTCCACCCCGCTCAACTCTTCCTCTGTCTACCTCCCCAAAACCTTTTGGTTTGACCTCATCTGTAACAAGCTCTCAGAAGTCCTCACGGAAGTCACCTCAGCACACCGTCATCGGCGCTGCCAAATCCAACAAAAGGAAACTGCTGGAAGCTTCACTTGCGCAGATCAATGAGTTCAGGCTCAAACAG aCTCTCATGTCCCAAGGGCAGACGTTCCCAGCTGACCAAAAGAGGCACCAGCAGGGGCCAAACAAGTCTCCCAAGAGGACGTCTCTGTCTTCATCGCCATTGCCACCCGCTCCGTCTGCTACACCCCAGAACAATCACTCCAACCTCTTCCTCTCGAGTGCCCTGCTAGGGCTCCCTGAACCACACCACCCCAATGGAGTCATCCAAAGTACCACTCAGGACGCACCTTTGGCCCTCATCACCAAACCTCGCAAAAACTCTGCCTCTCAAGGTAAGTCCCCTCAGTGTGACTCCGATGCTGGGTCCATGCCTGTCAATCTGAGCACAGGGGCGAGTAGGACCCAAGCAACTACCCATGCTGGGCCTCAGTCACAGCCCCCCACTACCTCACCCAATGCCACAGGCCATGGATCCAGGAAGAACAAGACCCCGAAGGGTAAGGGACAGACACCAGGGCTCGGGCAGGGACAAGCAGACCCTTTATCTGCCTGGAAGGGCTTCTCTCAGAACCACCTGGTACAGTCTCTAGTGGATTTGTTTCGTGGAGGAGAGTCTGGGATTGGGATTCCTGGAGTTAGTATCCCTGGAGTCGGAATTCCTGGAGTGGGGATCCCTGGTACATGTAACCCCACAGCTGGTCTCCCTGCTAACAAGGAATCTGATGACtcaggagatgatgatgatgatgaggatgatgaccttgaggaggaggaggacgatgaAGACTCAGATGATAGTCTGTCAG AGTCTGACAGCAACTCAGACAGTGACATCTCCGGAAAGAAAGCGAAGGAGCTAAAGCTGCTGCCGTCTGGATCATCTAAGAAGGAGATGACTCCCCGCAGGCTAACCAAAGGCCCAGAACTACTGAACACCTCAGCCAATCACACCGCCACCAGCTGCTCCCCTCTCAACCTACAGGTCATCAAGACTCCCACCATTGTCACCAGCTCCAGTGCCTTGGGCTATCACAGCTCTCCGGGCTCATCGTCCTACAGCCTAGCCTCTCCATTAG gcttggggaagagaaagagggtgATGGACGAGAAGGAACTAATGACTCCTCTGGAGCTGGG GTGGCGGAGAGAAACGAGAATCAAATCTGTGGCTGGGCGCCCACAGGGAGAGGTGGCCTACTACGCCCCGTGTGGCAAGAAACTAAGGCAGTACCCAGATGTGATGAAG GGTTTACAGTGGAGCCTGTTAAAGGAAGAGGAGGTCATTCCTCGTATTTTGGCGATGGAAGGCCGTAGGGGGCGCCCTCCAAATTCAGAGCGCCAGTCGGCGGGCGAAGGCGCTAAAGGTACTCGACGGAGGAAGGGGCGACCCCCTAATGTGGGTGATCCATTGGCACCTGAGGGCCCCAGTCCAAGTGAGGTCAAACTTCTGCGCAAACTAGAGGCTCAAG AAATAGCCCGACAGGCTGCACAGATGAAACTGATGAGAAAACTGGAAAAGCAGGCGCTGGCACGTGCTGCCAAAGAAGCTCGGAAACAGCAGG CTATCATGGCAGCAGAGGAGCGGAGGAAGCAGAAAGAACAGATCAAGATTCTCAAGCAGCAG gaaaagATCAAGCGTATTCAGCAGATTCGTATGGAGAAGGAACTCAGAGCACAGCAAATTTTGGAG GCCAAAcggaaaaagaaggaagaagccGCCAATGCTAAAATACTGGAGGCTGAAAAACGGATAAAG GAGAAAGAGTTGAGGAGACAGCAGGCAGAGATTCTCAAACACCAG GAGTTGGAGAGGCATAGACTAGATATG gagagggagagaaggcgGCAACATGTAATGCTGATGAAGGCTGTTGAGGCTCGCAAGAAAGCAGAG GAGCGTGAACGCTTGCGGCAGGAGAAAAGGGACGAGAAGCGTCTGAACAAAGAGCGTAAACTGGAGCAACGGAGGCTTGAGCTGGAGATAGCGAGGGAACTGAAGAAGCCAAATGAAGACATGTGTCTGTCTGATCATAAG CCTCTGCCCGAGTTCTCCCGGATTCCCGGACTTATCCTGCCAGGACGTGCCGTGTCGGACTGCCTGATGCTTATGCAGTTCCTGCGGGGCTTTGGGAAGGTTTTGGGGCTTGATTTGAATGTGGATGTGCCCACACTGGGCATGCTGCAGGAGGGCTTGCTCAATGTTGGGGACAGCATGGGCCAAGTCCAAGACCTTCTGGTCAAACTGCTTTCTCTGGCAGTCTGTGATCCTGGTTTACCTCCTGGGCAAAAG ACTAAAACCATGCTGGGGGACCACCTGACCAACGTTGGCATCAACAGGGATAATGTTTCTGAGGTGCTACAGATGTACATGGGAGCCCATTGTGCCAATACAGAACTGGCTCCTCTGGCCCTCAGTCTGAAGACTAAGGCCTTCCAGGCACACACGCCTGCTCAGAAAGCCTCAATCCTGGGTTTTCTCGCTAACGAGCTCGCCTGCAGCAAAGCCGTTATCAG TGAGATTGACAAGAACCTGGATCAGATGGCAAACATGAGGAAAGACAAGATCATTATGGAGGGAAAACTGAAGAA GTTGAAAACCATTTACGCCAAACGTACTGGGAAAAGGGAGGCCAGTATGGGTGTGGAAGAAAACCAGTCTGTTGGCACGCCTTCCTCTGCCGCCAAGCGCAAGAGAAAGTTGGGTGgagacagtgatgatgatgacgacgacgatGACGACAGCGATGACCAGGCagaggaggacgaggatgaggaggaggaagacatgAAGAAGGTTAAAAAGGTGGAGACATATGatgag GATGATGTTGACCAGGCCACCAGTCTCgaggagctggagaaacagATAGAGAAATTAGCCaag CAACATCATCAGACCAGAAGAAAGCTGTTTGAGATATCTCATTCTCTGCGCTCCATGATGTATGGCCAGGACCGTTACCGCCGCCGATACTGGGTGCTTCCCCACTGTGGAGGAGTCTTCATTGAAGCCATGGAGAGTGGCGAAG CTCCAGAGGAACTCGAGGAGGAgcgacagaggaggaggagagcagcagaggaggtcAAGGTCAAAGAAGAACCTCAGGAGATTGAGTTGCAGAAGGAGAAACCCACCAACCATGATGGGCAGAGCATCCGAACACAAGGCTTAGAGCAACAGAAAGAAGACGAAAAGGAGCACGAAGGGAAGAAAAACTCCCCGGCTCTCTTCTACCAGCAACCAGGCTGTGTATCCAAACTGTGCACAGTCCGCGATGTGCACAAGGACATTAGCAGAGAAACTGTGAAGGCAGAGGGCAAGGAGAGTTCCCATGTGAGACAGAACGGCAGCCCCATGGGCAATAACACTGCTACCATACTAACATCATCCTCCCCTACTCATAATACCTCTGAGGCAGCAGTAGCAACAACCTCCTCCATGGTGACTGCTGATGACACTACAAACATCCCTCCCCCAGCCTCAGCTTCTTTAGCCGTACCTTGTCTAGCCCCACGTGAAAGCCCAGGGAACACCCCTCCAACTTCATCCCCTGTCCCATCTCCACACCTCTCATTCCAAGCCAACGACCAGCTGCTCAGAGTCCTGACAGAGAGGAGCGGACACTGGTTCAGTCTGCTCCCACGCAACCCCTGTGACCTCTCTTCCATCACCACAACTCCTCCAGGAGCACCCCGCATGTCTCCTCCTCAGGAGTCCTCCACTCCAGCCAGACCCAAGTCCCCACCTCCGTCCCCTGCCCTGCCTCTAACACCTTCTGCTGCCTCAGCCTCTGCCAGCCCACACCACCCAGCTGGCCTCCTCAACTACCCACTATCAGCCTTCCAG GTTAAGTCAGGTGGTTCATTGCTAGGAGTTTCTTTTGGGAGCTGGCCCAGCGGTATGATTAGTCCCAGCCTGCCTCTGTGCAGCAGCCCCAACCCCATGCTGGGTCATTCTCTAGagggaaacacagcagcaagtGTCTCCAGTAAGAGTGAATCACCTTTACCTCGCATTGAGAAAACTTCATCCATGCCCTCTCCTGCTCTGGAAATGCCCAAATCCCTTGACCACTCCATGCCTCGGCCCATCCCAGAAG AGATGCTGACAGGGTGGTGGCGGGTGTCTGACATTGAAGAGCTGAGGGCTTTAGTCAGTGCTCTCCACACCCGAGGCATCAGAGAGAAGGGCCTCCAGAGGCAGATGCAGAAATACATGGAAATCATCCCCCAGGTCTGCACCAAACACAAAGACG TGGCCATGATCGAGCTGCGTGAACTGGAGGAAAGCCAGGTCAGTGTGGAGTCGGTGCGAGGCTGGTGTGTTGAGGAGCAGGCTATGGAGATGGACATTGCTGTGCTGCAACAGGTAGAGGAACTGGAGAGGAAGGTCACAGCAGCCAGCCTGCAAGTGAAG GGCTGGACATATCCTGACCCTCAGTCTGAGAGGGAGGACCTGGTGTATTACGAGCACAAGCCCCCCACCACCAAATCCATGGCAGCGTCCACAAACGGAGGAGACAAGGACTCCAAGGACTCCAAGGAGCATCCAGATGAGCGAGGAGAGAAGGGCGGGTTGATGCGTCACCCGGACAACCCGTTGGACATAGCAGTGACACGTCTGGCTGATCTGGAACGCAACATCGAGAGAAG TGGTGAGGAAGAAGTGGCCCATGGGATGAAGGTTTGGAGAAGGGCCTTGAGTGAAGTGCGCAGTGCTGCCCAGTTGGCCATGTGTATCCAGCAACTGCAGAAGTCTATCGCCTGGGAGCGTTCCATCATGAAAGTG TACTGTCAGATGTGCAAGAAGGGAGATAATGAGGAccttctcctgctgtgtgatgGCTGTGACAAAGGCTGCCACACTTACTGTCACAAACCCAAGATTACCAGTATCCCAGAGGGTGACTGGTACTGCCCAGCCTGCATATCCAAG GCAAGTGGTCCATCCCCAAAAAGCAAAAAACCTCCAAGCAAACCAGTAGCAGCCAGTGCAGGAGGTGGTAAGAAAGGTGGAGAGGCGAAGAAGAATGGGAAGCAGACAGGCAATGGCGATGTGTCTGAGGATGACTCAGCCAGTGCCACCAGCACGCCCAAGAAAGGTGCAAAAGACAccagcaggaagaggaaaacagaggagacCTCCCCTGTTCTGTCAGCATCCAATCAGGAGAGCCCTGTATGTGTGAAGCGAGCCAAGACGGCTAGAGACAACAACAGGGACTTGGGTTTATGCAG GGTACTCCTTGCTGAGTTGGAGCGGCATCAGGATGCATGGCCTTTTCTCACTCCCGTCAACCTGAAATCGGTCCCTGGCTACAAGAAGGTCATCAAGAAGCCGATGGACTTCTCCACTATACGTGAGAAGCTTGTGAGCAGCCA gtatCAAAACCTGGAGACTTTCATCATTGACGTTAACTTGGTTTTTGATAACTGCGAAAAATTCAATGAAGACAACTC